The genome window atgttaaataaaaatagttgtatTGAAGATATtggcttcatttttttttttttaaattaacaacatatctattatgaaaaattataacCAGTCTCCAATTATTTCCATcagcaacttttttaattaaaatcaaaaaacaaaaaatacaccTGTTTTCGAATCAGAAAAAGTCTGCGTACAAacttaaattagtttaaaaaaaagccatttattaataaaatattacaaaaattagtaCGAGGTAGGATAAATAGGAAGGTTTATTGTGCCAATCAAGCGTTTTGGCATTGATTAAACCAATTTTTGGTGAATTCTGGTGGTATTTCGATCCACTCATCCAAAATTGCTCCCGAGGGAGGAAACCGTTCGTCAAACTGGACCAAAAAGGGAAATCTCAGCGGGAAATTgtcgaatttgtttttaaaacgcattctatgattaaaaaagtccaaaaaaaattggaatcAAACCGGCACAGTTCAATCAAAGCCACATTCTGGTCGGCCTCCAAAGCTGACCGATCGAGAAGAGCGGGAGATTTTGATGTCGGTGAGGCGTAATCCTGGGTCAACTGCCGCAAAAATTGGTCAGTACATAAAGGAGAACTATAAGAAGGATTTACATGATAAAACAATCCGAAAAATTTCcgaaaaatttccaaaaagtATGACTTTCATGCCTGTGTTGCTCACGCTGCCACCACCGTACTTAACTGCTGGCGCAAGGTTATGCACATCAAGGGCTGTGCCAGGTTTGCGCCACTCAAATTTTCGCCCTTTTATGTCAAATTGCtccaataattgaaaataacttTGTTCCAAAAGGCTAAAGGCTCTTGGATGCATTTCAAAGCGCTTCGCTTTACTGACGGGTGATATGAGAATCTTCTTCAGCGCAACACAGGCATGAAAGTCATACTTTTGGAAATTTTTCGGAAATTTTTCGGATTGTTTTATCATGTAAATCCTTCTTATAGTTCTCCTTTATGTACTGACCAATTTTTGCGGCAGTTGACCCAGGATTACGCCTCACCGACATCAAAATCTCCCGCTCTTCTCGATCGGTCAGCTTTGGAGGCCGACCAGAATGTGGCTTTGATTGAACTGTGCCGGTTTGATTCCAATTTTTTTGGACTTTTTTAATCATAGAATgcgttttaaaaacaaattcgacAATTTCCCGCTGAGATTTCCCTTTTTGGTCCAGTTTGACGAACGGTTTCCTCCCTCGGGAGCAATTTTGGATGAGTGGATCGAAATACCACCAGAATTCACCAAAATTGGTTTAATCAATGCCAAAACGCTTGATTGGCACAATAAACCTTCCTATTTATCCTACCTCGtactaatttttgtaatattttattaataaatggcttttttttaaactaatttaagtTTGTACGCAGACTTTTTCTGATTCGAAAACAGgtgtatttttggttttttgattttaattaaaaaagttgctgATGGAAATAATTGGAGACTGgttataatttttcataatagatatgttgttaatttaaaaaaaaaatgaagccaATATCTTCAatacaactatttttatttaacatcaaAGTTGCGCGTTAAGTTTGTACGCAGACTTTTTCTGCTTAGTGTATATCTGTATGATATTATTTCCTTAAAACAGAACCAGAATTACATAGAATTAGAATTAGATATTTATTCTAATTTGAATCATAAGTAATAAGAAACTTATAACTTTACCTATTAGCAACCGGAAGAGCTGAAGTACATCAAGGAGCAACTGCAGAAGAAAACGCAATTgttgcaaaaggcaaaagttttgttgaCACGCGCGGCTGCCAAGGAGAAAATGCTGCGTGAACAAATCTCGGTGTGGAAACGCAAATGCTCTGAATTGCAGAATGTTCCTGTCATCGATGAAATTAGTGAATAATCTTAGTTTTAAGCTAAATGTTGTACAttattacatttcatataTACAGAAAAAAGAAACGGACGCGCAAAACGGTTAAATTAGAATTTAGTGTATTTGTGTTGCCAGACTGTTGTATTGGGCGTTGCCACAGTGTCGTATTGCAGCTATTGTTCTGCTTTGCTGCATTTGTGACGTCAGTCATTTGTTTGTAGCCCATTGTTGCCTATCCTGGAGTCGTAAACGACTAAGCCAATTGAACTTTGTTCATTTCAATCAAAGACTCATTGGTGTGCAGATCACTTGTTAAAGTACAAAGATGTCATATCTGGGCTATAAGGCATTAATTGTCCAGAAGGAGGGCAAACTGCTTGTCATTAAATTCCACAATCCAGCAAAGAAAAACTGCCTAAATCGCGATGGCTATGGGGAACTAACCCGTGCTCTAACCGAGGTtaatgacgatgatgaggTGACCATTGTTGTCATTACCGGCGTAGGTGAGTATTTCACCGCTGGCAATGAATTGACCCCCATTCACAAAATCAACGACGTGGAGGCGTATATAAAGGAGTCCAATGACAATTTCAAAAAGATGGTTACCAGCTTTATCAACTGCAACAAGCTTATCTTTACGCTGGTCAATGGTCCATCGATTGGTATCGGCACCACAATCGTGGCCCTCTCTGATGTGGCGTGGTGTGTCGAGGAGGTAAGCAACAAGTGGTTACTTTACATTTCATTCAACTTTAGCTCCATCTATCTGTCTCTTTCAGGCAACCTTCCTGACACCTTTTAGTCGTCTTGGTCTTGTGCCGGAGGCTTGCTCCAGCTTTACATTCCCCTTAATTATGGGCAGGTCAAAGGCCACTGAAGTGTTGGTATTGAATGAGAAGCTCTCGGCTCAGGAGGCgtatcattttcatttcgtctCTCGCATCTTTAAGCTAAGTGAATTGGATTCCGTAGTGTGGCCAAAGATTCGCGAATACTCTGAATTGCCGCCCACCTCGATGAGGGAATGCAAGCGGTTGATTAACTTCTCACTGCGGGAGAGTTTGAAGAGGGTCAACGATGAGGAGTGTGAGGCGCTGTACAAGCGTTTCTTCGATGAAGAATTTATCCAGGCAATCATGAAATTTAACACCCGCAAATCAAagctttaatttcttttcattgtGTCGTTCAATTCATGTACCAAAAACATAGAAGGTTACCAAAACATACTCTTGACTCTGTTGTTATAAGcaagttatcgataaatgtGCAGAGCGGATGgtcacacacaaaatataacattttacaGTACAGTTGCTGTTATGCACTCTTCAATTAACAGCTGCTATACGTAAAcgttatttaaataacaatattttaataagcaccaaataattattaatttaaaaaaatcttatttgaaatatataaagtatggaattataaaaatgtatgcgtGTGAACCTTGTCATACAAGAAAAGAATGCCGTATATGCTGTTTCCTTAACAGGGCACGTAAACGTTAAAAGTTTTGCGGCTGTTAACGTGACTGTCTGTTGATTAACAGGTCACACTGTCACCACGAGTAGTAGAAAGAAACAAATCcgactttttttgttgcacatgcaaaaataattaagtgtTTTTGTGGGTAGCGCTAATAATTTATCTACTGCATTTTCATACTTGTGCGTGTGCGGGTGGCGCAAGCAGGCAGCAAACAGTTCGTTGTTAATTccgaatacaaaaaaaaaactgtgcaGTGTGTAACAAAAGTTGCTTGCAGAATTCGTCGTGTcattaaaaaaagcaaaaaagtagAATTGAAAAAGAAGAGTGCTGCGGCAAGTGAAACACGACTCATTTTTCCATTTAGATTGGCAGCAGCCGCCCGACGCACTGTCGCGAGGCCGCCCGCacgcataaaaaaaagaaaaacatgttAGATTGGATGCAGCCCAACTGATtcatctattttatttttgttggcgAACTTATTAAAGGTAAGCAGAAAAGAAGTTCACAACAGCATAGCATACTTAAGTATTTTCTTGTTGCCCGCCCGTAAGCCATCCAACCCCCTTTGTTGTCCCCTTTGCCGCTGCTACATAAATTCCACCGCGTtctcttttcgctttttttgtgTCGTCAACGTGGTGTTTGCCGCCGCCATTGGACATTGGAATGCTGCGTGCATTTGCATGCTTATTAAGTTACGCAGTCTATTCGAATTAGCTAGAATTTCGACACTTATTGAAAGAGTCgctctatttctttttttttgttgccttccTTCGCTTTTCTTTCCAGTTGAGTGACGTAGTGCGGCGCCTGTTGTACAGGTGTGTGTTTTGgctgcatatgtgtgtgtgtgtgtgtgtgtgctcctTCAGTCTGTTTGACGGTTTGCCAGCACTTATGAGTGTGCCCAACCTAAGTCAAGcacattttacatttcttttgcatttgttatttGCCGGCATCTAACGaaattgcattgttttgaattaatatgtatatttttgacaCTTGAACGGCACTCTGCAGTCGTTCGTTGTGGGGGAGCTGGTGGGGTTGTCACCCCACCCGGTACAGCATAtcacactctctctttctcgctctctcttgcacttgctctctctgtttatttgcctttttgtCTGTGCTTTTTTGccgttttgtgtttttgctggGGCCCCGACAGCTGTGCGGCGTTGCCAGATCGCGTGCCCTTCTATTTAACCTCAAAATTTGGCGCTTCGTtgctaatttatatatttttttggtttccaACACAGTTGTAGAAGACACTTCAATGTTTGGCGTTCGCTGTAGTGTATCCTGAGATTCGTCCAGAAACGCCAACGTGCCGCAATCGCATTGCATCGTCAGTCGTCAGCGTTGTCAACTGCGTTGCAAGTTGTTCCAATTATGGCGCAGCAAACGCAGCCGgttgcccagcagcagcagcaacagcagccgccacaacagcagcagcagcatcaaccgTTGCAGCAGCCGTCGCCAGCAGCGACGCCGGTGTCGACACCAACAACGCCACAGCCGCCGccccacagcagcaacatcaacaacaacaatggcaacaacattgTGTCGCcaaccaacaataacaacaacaacagcgtaCTCACTCCAGTACCCGTCTACAATCAGCCTGTATACATGCCCACAGGTCATGGCGGCCATCATCCGCACATGTCCCAAGGAGCACCCGTGTTCCATCCCACGGTGATCCCGAGTCATATGCCCAACAGCGTTTATGTGGGCAATGTGACCGCTAATGTGAATCTTCACAACTGGCCGCACACGTATGCGTATCCAGCTGGCAGCGCAGCGCCGCCTCACTATGCGACTGCGCATGGTGACTTATCGCAGGAACAAGTAAGTTTGTTGTCTTATTTGCCCACTTTTGATCACACAATAACATTTTACTTGTTTTCCAGGGCAATCCACTGATGCAACAGCTGCCGCCCATGTCGATGCATCAGGGTAATCCCAACAGGCACATGGGTGGCATGGGCGGACGTGGACGCATGCGCGAACGCGATCGTGGCCAGCGTCGCAATGATTTCCACAGACCACGgcacatgcaacaacaacagcagcagcaacagcaacaactgcagccacagcagcagcaattgcaacagccAGATGGCTCGAGTCCAGCGCAGAATGTGATGCAAATGCAGGCGGATGTGATGGGCCAACCACAGATGGCACAGCCACCGCCACCAGAGGCACAGTTGCAACCCATGTCGTACTACGCACCACCAGCGTATCCTGCCTATGGCGGCTACCAGGCTGCCTATTTTGCGTCCCATCATGGCCCAATACCGGCACAACCAAATGcggctgctgccgctgcgcaACAGGCCACAGGACAGCCAGTGTTTATACAACCGATGCCACTTTACAATTCGCCCATGTACAATTGGGGCGGATATGTGATTCAGCAAATGGTGCCGCCATCCGAGTACGCATCCTACATCACCACCGAGGATGGTGGCCAGGGTCAGgctggtgttgttgtcgaCGAACGGCAGGCGGCACAGGAGATGCCACAGCTGTGGCATCCGGCGCCCATGTATCCGGAAGAGTATGCGGAGGTGGCGCATGTGAATGGCGATGAATTGAATCACAATAGCTCATCGCTGGCCTCCTCGGAAACGTCGAGCATGCTGAGTCCGAACTATTCCATCTATGACGCGCAACAGATGCACGAGATGCAGCAGCAGATGGGCGTCATGCAGATCTACGCCGATGGCCAGCTGGCACCATTGCAGGCAATGCATCCAGTTGCCGGTGTGCCACAGGTGAGTGTTGACTTTTTTACCCTGAATTCATTGTTAATCTTGTATTGTTTGATTTCTAGTACAAGGAGGAGATTTGGATGCAAGGCGATGGTCAGCCGCAAGCAATGCTTGTCCAAGCGGCACCTCCACATCATATcattcaacaacaaacacagccAGCAGTTTGCATCGAACAGcagccaccgccaccgccacagcaacagcagcagctgccaactCATCCTCCACAAGCGGAGACGCCCACGCCCCAAGTGCAAATACAGGCGCCACAGGAGCCGCAATTGGGTGAGtggcaattttttttgttatatttctaATTGATAAGCTGCCTTGGGACGTGTTCTGATAGCACCCAGATAACTGATATTTCTCTtttatctatctatatatgtatgtacgtgtgtgtatatttaaattgatgttTATGTTGATGGAATATTGATAGCTTCCGTTCGAATCGCGTTTCCATGGGAATGAATTGATATTCGATTCACTTTATAGATCGTTGCATAATAATATCGTTCAACTTATTCTTATTTGTTCTTCTCcagtttattgttgtttaccATGATTATGTCTTAgttcttttatattttgatttgatgaATAGTTTGTAGACtcactttattattatttaaagggTGTTGTAAAGGTTTTATTCGCTTCAATTCCATTCGATACGCTGCGATAACATCAGCTTGCAGTTTTATTTTcccgttttttgtttttgctgaaTTGTTGGGCATTTGCACGCTCAGTTTACAATTTGTGTCGCTGGAGGTTTCAATTCTGTGCTATACTGTGCTGtgggtctgggtctgggtctaAGTCTGTCTGtccctctgtctgtctgtctgttgtgTGTCAGGTGTACAACAAATCCGGCGTCACATGATACGAGGCGTTGCGTTTGTGGGCTCGACGTTCTCCGTCGATgtcgtcaacaacaacaacaacaacaacattctgCCATgattttcagtatatatatttttgttttaattgccGTGGCTGCCCTTTGAGTGgcaactgcgacagcgacgacgactTGTTGCTAG of Drosophila nasuta strain 15112-1781.00 chromosome 3, ASM2355853v1, whole genome shotgun sequence contains these proteins:
- the LOC132789274 gene encoding enoyl-CoA delta isomerase 2 — encoded protein: MSYLGYKALIVQKEGKLLVIKFHNPAKKNCLNRDGYGELTRALTEVNDDDEVTIVVITGVGEYFTAGNELTPIHKINDVEAYIKESNDNFKKMVTSFINCNKLIFTLVNGPSIGIGTTIVALSDVAWCVEEATFLTPFSRLGLVPEACSSFTFPLIMGRSKATEVLVLNEKLSAQEAYHFHFVSRIFKLSELDSVVWPKIREYSELPPTSMRECKRLINFSLRESLKRVNDEECEALYKRFFDEEFIQAIMKFNTRKSKL